The proteins below come from a single Dinghuibacter silviterrae genomic window:
- a CDS encoding DUF4349 domain-containing protein: MEKKYSLPLAGMALLALTVASCNNRSTIDAAGEKNAAADTAAPAPAGVPPIPGVITPQGLMLLKEATLDLSVKDLGVTTRSLRDLLDADGGYYADWSQTQEGDRIQLSLTAKVPTDRFESFKDSLETLGELEDETASVSDMSDTYYTAPGKAAAPQDLGQVRRHLAFSTVHLKAYQMLPPIAPPTFGQHLWNKLGEGWIAAETVILFLAPLWPWVLLVFACVFVATRFKPVNSTK, translated from the coding sequence ATGGAAAAAAAATACAGCCTGCCGCTGGCGGGGATGGCTTTGCTTGCCCTTACCGTTGCTTCATGCAATAATAGGAGTACGATCGATGCTGCCGGCGAAAAAAACGCGGCAGCGGACACAGCAGCGCCCGCGCCGGCCGGCGTCCCACCCATCCCCGGTGTTATCACGCCCCAGGGCCTGATGCTCCTCAAGGAAGCTACCCTGGACCTCTCCGTAAAAGACCTGGGCGTCACCACCCGCAGCCTCCGCGACCTGCTGGACGCCGACGGCGGCTATTACGCAGACTGGTCCCAGACACAAGAGGGGGACCGGATACAACTTAGCCTGACGGCTAAGGTCCCGACAGACCGCTTCGAATCCTTTAAGGATTCGCTGGAAACCCTTGGTGAACTGGAGGACGAAACCGCCAGCGTCAGCGATATGAGCGATACCTATTACACCGCCCCGGGCAAGGCGGCGGCCCCCCAGGACCTCGGCCAAGTCCGCCGCCACCTGGCCTTCAGCACGGTGCACCTCAAGGCCTACCAAATGCTGCCGCCCATCGCGCCTCCGACGTTCGGCCAACACCTGTGGAACAAACTGGGTGAAGGCTGGATAGCAGCCGAAACGGTGATCCTGTTCCTGGCACCGCTTTGGCCCTGGGTCCTCCTGGTGTTCGCGTGCGTGTTCGTGGCGACGCGGTTCAAGCCGGTTAATTCAACAAAATAG